From the genome of Natronolimnobius baerhuensis:
TGCAAGTGTAAAGAGCGTCTCATCGTCGGGTCGCTCACCGCTCGTGGCTGGCCCACCCTGTAACGAGGTGAAACACGGCTCACAGACGGTGACGAGAGAACTCCCGTGAACGTCACCCTCGAGCGAAATGTCACCAACGGGGTAGCATCGGAGGTCGGCTGTCGCCGCGTCGTCGTCACTGGTACTGTCGGTCGCCCCACACCGGCGACACGTGTGGTCGTCTCGGTCGAACACGGCACGTCTGTCACCGTGCCAGTCGCGGGAAGTCACGGGCGAGCGAAGACAGCGCGACGACAAAAACGCACCGGCTGTCGGCGACGACTGCTGGACTGGTGCCTGTCCGTCACGGCCGCAGCGTGTCCGCTTCCCCGTCGATATCGACGGCTTCCGTCCGCTCTGGCGTCCCGTACTCGAGTGTCGGACTCGAGCCGGCTGGAATCCCATTGTACTCCTCGAGAAAAGAAACAATGCCGTCGGGACCGCCGAAATCGCCCTGGTATCGCCGGAATAGCCGTGGAATGGTGACCGTGTCCGTGTCGGGGTCGTACTCGGTGTTCTCTTCGACGTACCACTCGACGGCGATGTCGAGTTCTTCGTCGACGTCGGCTGGCGAATAGACGGCAATCGGGGGGCAGTTTTCGGCCCCCTGGCTCAACGCAAAGTGAATCCGCGGGTCACACTCGGGTAGGCGAAACTGCCGTTCGAACGACGATGGGAACAGCCGTGGGACATAGCCCAGTCCCCACGGGTGTTTCGACCGCCGGAGAAGGCCGTGTTCGATATCGTTGAGGCTCAGCCACCGGCCTGCAATTGGCACGCGATCACGGGTTCGGAACTTCCAGCGCTCGAGTCGGCTGCCACCGGGCGACTCCGACTCGGACTCGAGGCGCAACTGGACGGAGGCGTTGTAGCAGTTGAGCCAGAACGCGAGTTTCGCCTCGCGGCTGGACAGTGCACGGGCTACCTGTGCGCGCTCGAGGGTGGCGAGTCGGTCACACAGCTCGCCGGGAGTGCCGCCTGCCGTCGTCACCACATAGAGGAGATCGGCCGACAGCGAGACGGGATCGAGCTGAGTCGACATTCGTGTGCCGGTTTGTCAACCACTCCCTTGAAGCCGTGTGGCGGATCGAAGCGACTGTCGCGTCATGGAACATGTCTGGGTCGGTTTTATCGGTTACACCGTTGATAGCTATCCTGTGAATCGATCCAGGGGCTATCTGCTCGTGCTCATCGCGCTCTTTGCGTACTTCTCGTGGCAACTGGTCACGCCCTTCTTCCAGTACGTCCTTGCAGCGGTGTTGCTCGCGTTCGTCCTCACGCCGCTCCAGCGCCGTCTCGAGGCGTACATCTCGCCGACACTGGCGGCGTTTTCCCTGCTCATACTGGCGCTGCTTGGCTTTATTATCCCGTTCGTCATCGTCGCCGCTGTCATCGCCGACGACGCCGCAGCGATGCTCGAGTCGGCCGATCCTGAGGATCTCGAGGTCGCTGCCATCGAAGACTGGATCGCAGACGAGACCGGCTTCGATGTTGACATCGTCGGCTCACTCGTCGACTCCGCCGAGCAGATCGGCTCGGTCCTCCTCGAGCAGACGACGGCGTGGTTCAGCGTCTTCACGCACGCGTTGCTCGGCCTCGGACTGGCGCTCTTTTTGCTCTACTACCTGCTCAAAGACGGCGACGTGCTCCTCGAGTGGCTTCACGAGCGGACGCCCCTGCCCGATGACGTGCAGGACGACCTCTACAGTGAACTCAACGACGTGATGTGGGCCGTCCTGGCGGGTCACGTTATGATCGCAGTCGTCCAGGGGCTGATCGCCGGACTCGGCCTGTTTGCGACGGGGATTCCGAACGCCACCTTCTGGACGTTCGTGATGATCATCCTCGCGTTGATCCCGCTGATCGGCGCGTTCTTGGTCTGGGGGCCGGCCGTCGCCTACCTGTTCGTCAGCGGCGAGCCGATCCTGGCGATTGCCCTGCTGGTCTACAGCGCCGTCGTCGTCGGGGTCTCCGACGACTATCTCCGCCCCATCGTCGTCGACCGCTACGCCGAACTCAGTCCGGGCATCATCATCCTCGGCGTCCTCGGCGGTATCTACGCCTTCGGCGTCATGGGCCTGTTCTTCGGCCCCGTCTTACTCGGCGCACTGGTCACGACGCTCGAGGTGTACGACGAACACTACGAGCGACTCGGCACCCATGACGAAAATGTCGAACAGAGTTGATCGATTCGGCGGGATGCTCGCTCAGTGACGGTCCATGTGTGGAACAGATATACAGTTCTCGTAACATATACTAGTAGTAATGAATCGGCGGAAAATACTTGCAGGCATTGGAAGCGGCGTTGCTGTCTCTCTGTGTGGGTGCCTCAACCGCGGTACATCTTCGACGCGTGAGCAAGCGGTTGAGCCGAAGGAGTATCCGGAAATTCCCGATCCGCTCTCGAGCGAGACTGTCGTCGACTTCGCGAGCGACTATATGGAAGTCGAACTCCACAATTCGCGACTCACTGACGAGACAACAAGTCTGGGCCTTGGCTGTACCTCGTATCTGCATCGAGACACTGACGAGGGATTCTACGTTCTCGCAAACTGTGAAGGATCACAGACGTATGATCACGACGGAGACGAATCGAGTAGCCAGCTAGCGTTTTTCTCCTCTCCGATATTTATCACGGCCCAAACTGTTGTCACCGTCGACCGTGATCGCTCAGCAGTCGGCCGCGACCCGAGCGATCCTGCTGCCACAGCGCACGAATTCCAACTCGTGAATTTCGATGAGACTGCTCACGAGGTGGCCGTCGAAATCTCGAGGCGTGAAGAACCTGCTCCAGAAGCGGTATACAGTGAGACACAGTCGGTCGATGCGGAAACCGCACTCACTGCAGAATACGATATCGACGACCCAGGTGTGTACGAGTATACGATCACACTCGAGGACGGAACCGACACAACTGACGAGTGGGAGTATGCTCCCGGCGATCAACCGGTTGCAATCAGTATGTACGTCTCGCCAGAACGGACACTCGAGGTCGCAGCGATTTCTGAGTCACTGTTTTGAGACGCACAGTCGTCTCGAGTACTGAGGTGTCCTCTCACTCACACTCTCACTTCATTCTGAGACGTAGCAGTGCAGCAGTTCACATGGAACAAAAGCCTTCACGTTGGATTGACTACACGTACTATGAACCGTCGGACCGTCTTCACTACCGGAGGTGTGGGTACTGTTCTTGGAATTATCGGCTGTCTCGACGACGGAGACAGCGAGAACTCCACTACGAGTACGGACAACTGGACTCCTACCCTGACCGTTCCAGAAGTAACACTCGAGCAGGGCGGCGACACGACGGTAACGCTCGAGGCAACCGATGTCGCGGGGGTCCACGTCTCTGCAGTTCCGCACACGACGGCGATCACGGTTGCCTACGACTCGAGCGACGCGTCGCCGTCGCCCGACCGAATCGTGGATACGCTGCCGCTGCACTTGTATTGGGATTCGCGCGAGGACGTTGTCGTTGACGTACACATCGATGCCTCCGAGGATGTCGATCCTGGCGAGTACCAGTTCGCTGTCACCGTGTTCGATCAGGACGGCGAGAATCGCGAGGACAGCACAGAAGAGTCGCGGATTACGATTGTCGAATAATCTGAGTCCACTTCGAAGAGGATCGTTCCCATGAAGTCGTCTGCGCCGCAGTTCTTAATAAAGTAATTATACAACAATTATTAACAGCAAGTCTACTTATAAAAATTTATGTGAAATGAAGGGAGTTTCTATTTGTTATGAATGATGGAAGAACATTCCTAGCATCTAAATTATGAGCGAGACAGATTCACCTTATAAGACGGACCTTCGTGCGATTCGATCCGCCATTATCGCCTTGACACTTGCAGTTCTAGCAACCGCACTTATTCTTGACGGTGATGCGTTTGGTTTAGCACTGTTTGCGGTAAGTCTACTTGTGTGCCTTCATGCCTTTATAACTCCAATTATCAGTGGATAGTCTGTTTCACGCGTTCGAAGCGTACGACATCTCCACCGATGATGACACGACGGTCGCGGTAAGTCATTTCCGGTGCAGCAATCCGTATCAGTCGTCCGCTGGCACCGGCTCCTCGTCTGTCAGCAGCGGCGTGCCGTCGGCTTTCGGCCCTAACTGCGGCCCAAAGGGCGGGTCGTCGGGGTCGATGACGCGGCGTTTCTCGTAATCGGTCGAGCGTTCGACCGGAACCCGACCAATCGAGGTAATCATCTCGACGTAGTCCGCAAAGGAGCGAAACTCGCCGTAGCCCCCGCCCGCACGTTTGGTAATCTCCTCGGAGAGAATCGTCCCCATGAAGTCGTCTGCGCCGCAGTTTAACATCTTCAGGCCCTGCTCGTCGCCGTACTTGACCCACGAGGACTGGATGTGGTCGATATTGTCGAGGAAGAGCCTCGAGACGGCGATCAAGAGTTCGTCCTCGTCGGTGCTTGCGCCGCCCGAGACCACGTCGTGTTCGTACAGCGGCGTGTTCTGGTGGACGAACGACAGGGGAACGAACTCCGTAATTGCGCCGTCGACGCGCTCTTGCAGGTCGCGCACGCGTTTCAGGTGCATGGCACGGTGGGCCTCGTTGTCGACGTGGCCGTACATGATCGTCGCCGTCAGTCCAAGGCCGACGTTCGCGGCGGCTTCCATCGCCTCGAGCCAGTCGTCGGTACCGATCTTGCCGGGACAGATCACGTCCCGGACCTCGTCGACGAGGATTTCGGCGGCGGTGCCGGGAACCGTATCGAGTCCGGCCTCCTTCAGCCGTCCGTAGACGTCCTCGTAGGACCAGTCCGTGCCGCGTTTGGCGTGGTAGCCTTCCTCGGGCGTCATCGAGTGGACGTGGACGCCGTCGACGCTCATCGCCGCCATCTGCTCGACGTAGGTCCCGGGACTCGTCTCGTAGACCTCCGCCGGTTTGTAGTTCACCGCCTTCGGGTCGGGGTGTGCCTCGAGAATCTCTCGATGTTCCTCGTCCAGCGCGAACGCGGGGTGTAGTCCGGAGACCGAGCAGACCTCGTAAATCCCTCGCTCGGCCGCGTCGGCGACGATTTCTTGGGATTCAGCGGGCGTTTTGGTGAACCCGGCAGTCTCGACTGCGGCGTCTTCCTCGAACGTGTGTGCGGAGTCCTTGAAATTACAGAACAGACAGCCCACGTTACACGCGGTCGTCACGTTGTTGTTCAGATTCGCGGTGAAGGTGACCTCCTCGCCAACCTCCTCGGCGCGCCGGCGGTCTGCTGCCTCGAGCACCTGCTCTTTGCGCTGGCGGTCAATCCCATCGACATCGAGTCCGGTCGTCAGCAGGGCAATCGCGTCTGCAACGGTCAGGCGCTCGCCGTCTCGTGCCTTCTCGAGTGCGTTTTCGAACGATTGGTCGCTCTCGCTGTCGGGTGTGTACTCGAACGTGAGGTCGGCCTCGGTCACCGGTCGCTCCATCGAGGTAACGATGCGGACACAGTGAGAAAAGGGTGCTGATCGCAGCAGCGTAGGTCTTGTACCGATGACGCGACGGCGTGGCTGGTCCGGTCGCCGCCTCAGTCGTCGCCGCTCCCGTCGCCTTTCAGGACGAGGTCTGCGTCGTCGGGATCGGCCTCGTCGGTCGTGTCACCGTCGTACTCGAGGGTCCGGCCGTCACTCGAGTCGTCGACTGTGCCTGATTGGTCTCCATCGTCGGCTGCACTGCCTTCGCTGACCGCAAAGGCCTCGAGCGAGGTGCTTAACTCCTCGGCCATCTCGGTCAGGGAGTTGGCACCGGCAGCGACATCGGAGACGGTTGCAGCCTGTTCTTCGGCGGCTGCGGCGACGGTTTCGGTTTCGCTTTTTGTTTCCTCGCTGATCTCGGTGGCTTCGTCGACCATCGTCACCACGCGCTCGCTGGCGCGGGCTTGCTCGCCCGTTGCGTCGTTGATCGACTGCACGCCGGCGTTTGCCTCCTCGACCTGTTCGGTAATCGCGTCGATTGCTTCGATGCCGTCGTCGACCACGTCAGCGCCTTCGTCGACCTGCTCGCGCATGCGCTCGATTTCGTCGACGGTTTCGTCGACGGCAGCCTCGACGTTGCTGATCAACGCGTCGACCTCCTGTGTCGCGTCGCCGGTTTCCTCAGCGAGCGATTTGACCTCGCTTGCGACGACTGCGAAGCCATCGCCTTCCTCACCGGCGCTTGCGGCCTCGATGGAGGCATTGAGCGCGAGCAGGTTCGTCTGATCGGCAATGTCGTCGATCAGATCGACAATTTCGCGAATGTCGCCCATCTCGCTGTCTAACTGTTCGACCTGCGTCGTAATCGCTTCCGCTCGGTCCTCAAGGTGATCCATCTCGGCGCGAATCTCGCCGGTCGCCTCGCCTGCCTGCTCGGCGCGGTCGGCGGCGGTATCGGAGACGTTCGCCACGTCGTCGGCGGTCGAGGCAATTTCTTCGACAGTTGCGGAGAGATCGTTCATCTCGCCGTAGACGTTCTGGAAGCGGTCGCTCTGTTCTGCGGTTGCCGTTGCAATCTCCTCTGCAGAGCGACTCACGTCGTTACTCGCCGTTTCGATCTCTGCGACCTGGCCCGTGACCTGACCGCTGATCTGATCGACATCGTCCGCGAGTTCCTGAATGTCGACAATCGTGCGTTCGAGATCCTCGAGCATGCCGTTGAAGGCCGTTGCGATCTCCGCGAGGGCCTCGTTGTCGACGTCGTCGTCGAGTCGCTGCGTGAAGTCGCCGTCTGCGGCCTCGCCCATGACCTCGGCGAACTCGGCAGCGGTCGTCTCGAGGCGTTCGGCGAGTGCTTCGGCCTCTTCGCGGGCTGCTGCGGCCTCGTCTTTCGAGGCCTCGGCTTCGGCTTTCGAGGCTTCGATATCCTGGATGTAGCTCTCGAGGTCGGCTTGCATCCGCTGGAGCGAGCCGCCGAGTTGACCTGGGACATCCTCCTTGAGGGCACTGTCGTCGAACTCTTGGCGGGCGATTGCGTCCGCCTGATTGGCCGCGGTCTCGAGGTACGTCTGAATCGAGGCGAATGACCCTCGGACTTGCCCAACCTCGTCGATCCGCCCGTCATCGATAATTTCGATATCGGTTTCGCCGTTCGACAGTCGTTCTGCATCGTCTGCGACGCTGTCGAGGGCGTGTGCGGTCGAGCGGCCAATCGTTGCCCCGATGATGAGGAATCCAAGTAGCGCGATGGCGATGACGGCCCCAAGCGACTCGATGACGTCATCGAGGAGTGCGTACGTATTCGACTGTGGCGCGTGGGTGACAAGCGCCCAGTCGGTGTTTGGAATCTGTGCGGAGGCAACGACCTCGTCGGTGTCATCGAGGTCCATTGCCGCCGAGCCATCGAGTCCACCCTCGAGGACGGCCTCGCTCTCGGCGTGTTCGTACGTTGAGAGAATGTGTTCGCGGTCATCGGCGAACATCATCTCGTTGCTGCCACCGTCGACGACGGTCGTCTGACTGTCGTCGATGTGGTTTCTGAAGTAGTTGGACCGATCTTCGATTGAGTTGATGATCATGACGGCGTGGTCCGTGTCATCAACTGGACTGAACAGTGCAATCGAGTGTTCGCCTTCGTACTCGAACGTGTCGGAGTAGGTCGAATCAACCTGGGAAATGTAGATGTCGTCGTACTCGAACTCCGAAACGGAGTATTCGTCACTTATCACGTGTAGATTGAGATCGTAGTCCGTGACATCCTGATCGACCATGTCACTGTCTGTACTGACGGCAATCGTGTCGTCCTCGAGATCGACGTAGTGTATCGCCTGGACAGTACTGTCCATTGTATGGTATCTGTTATTCAGGCCTGTCCTGATCTCGTGATCTGTGCCATCAGTGTAGGGCACATCAGCATCAGCAGCGAGCATTTCAACGTCCTGCTGTTGCATATACATCCAATCGCCAATCTCTTGGGCTTCGATCTCGGCCGTCAACTCCATCTCGTTCTGGGCATTATCCGAGATCTGATTCGAGATATCAATGTAGGAAACGCCCGCCACAGCGAGTGTTGCAACCAACACCAGTGCGATGACGAGGGCGAACTTCGCCACGTAACTTCGTCGAATTCGATCCGGTACCACAACACCCCACACCCCCGCCGTTGAGTCTGTGACTCGAGCGCGAGTCGTCGAGGCGGCCTCCGAAACCCGACGACTGTATTCGGTGACTTTCTCTGGCATGAGCGCACTGAGGCGCTCCCTGGCAGAATCCGGTATAAGCCGGTCTCTCAGCGACATTTTCGTAAACGTTCGTCCATTACATAAAAGCAGTTGTGGCCATCTTGGAGGCCCCATTTTGCGAGGTGCTGTCCGCTCATCGGTGTCTGTCCGGCCTCGAGTTGTCTCCCACGGGACGAGCCAATACTGAAACCTTCTTGAGTCATCACCACGCGAATTCGAGTATGTACGATGGCGACCGCAGCGCTGTGGGGTGGCGAGCGTGACCAGCGTCAAGGAATTCCGAATCGAACGCGAGGCAACAACCGACAGCCTCGGCGCGGGCTCGTTCGTCTTTACGGACGACTACTCCGTCTTCGACTGGGGGAAAATGCCCGATCAGATCCCCGACAAAGGGGCCAGCCTCTGTACCATGGGGGCGTTCAACTTCGAACTGCTCGAGGCCGAAGGCGTGCCAACGCACTATCGCGGCGTCGTCGACCACAACGGCGACTCCGACTCGGTCGTCTCGCTCGAGGAGGCCTCGAGTCCACCCTGGGAGATGGCCATCGAACTGACACAGGTTCCTGACCTCCCCAACGAGGGCCGAGACTACGATTACGACCACTATCACGAGGCTGCCGGTGAGAACTACCTCATTCCCCTCGAGATCGTGTTCCGAAATCGCGTCCCCATCGGCTCGAGTCTGCGTAGCCGAACCGAACCCGCCGAACACGGCCTCGAGTACGATTCCTGGCCCGATGAGGCAGTCGACCTCGCAGAGCCAATCGTCGAGTTCTCGACGAAGTACGAGGAAGGCGACCGGTATCTCGAGCGCGCGGAGGCGGATCGGATCGCCGGCGTGGCAGATATCGACGCACTCGCAGACCTCGCCCGTGAGGTCAATCGGATTCTCACTGAGCAGGCCGAATCGGCCGGACTCGACCACCAGGACGGCAAAATCGAGTGTCTGTACTACCAGGGCGAGATCCGCGTCGCAGACGTCGTCGGGACGTTCGACGAAAACCGCTTTAGCTACGAGGGCAGCCAACTCTCGAAAGAAGTGCTGCGCCAGTATCACAAGCGAACCCAGCCCGAGTGGGTCCAGGCCGTCGAAGCCGCCAAAGCCGAGGCAAAACAGGACAACGTCGCCGACTGGAAATCCCTCTGTACGGTCGACCCTGAACCGCTCTCAGACGACGTTCTCGAGACGGCTCGCGATCTGTACTGTGCAGGGACCAACGCCTACACCGGCCACGACCTCTTCGAGGCCCCGCCGCTCTCGAGTGCGATTGGTGCAGTACAGCGGCTGTAGGCTGATATCGGCGAGACAAGCGCCAATCGTGTCGTCTGTCTGTTTGCGTTTAATATGCCCTGTGCTATCTATACACAGTACGAATCGACACAGTAACGCTCATATCGCGCGCGTTATCAACGTTAATTGAGCGTCAATGACCGCCGTTATCGCTAGTGTCCTCGGGCTAAGTATCGTCGCGGTAAGTCTCATCACGACTGTTACCGTCGTTGCGAGCGCCGCTGTCGCAGCCATCGTGCTCGCGATGGTCGGCCTGACAGTCCTCTCAGAACTCTCGTCGAACACGATCAGTGCGACCACGTCTGCAACGCCGGCGTCCGAACCAGACGCTGAACCGAGCGACGACTGAACTCGCTGTCCGTCGCGTCGTCCGTTTTTGCGTCTGTGTGACTTTCATCTCTTTGAGCTACCCACGGCTAAAGCCGTAGGTTTTCTCCTACATTTCCTACAATCCGTGGTCTCTCCCGACGAGATCACTGCGTGGCAACTCACTGAAAATGTGTGTCTCGAGACACAGCCTGAGCGACCGACTAGGACGAACGTATCGGTCGCCGTCGTCGCCTTATCGCCACTCCTCGAGTGACGCGGCTGCTGGCTCGGCTACCGAGACCCAGGCGTCGTCGCGGGCGATATCGGCGATGACGAGTCGTGGCCGTCCATCGGCCTCGTCGACTGCAGCAACCACCTCGTGGCTCTCTGTCGACGGTTCCCCGACTGACTCTGTCTCGGGCGTCATGTTTGGATATGTGACGTCGCCGACTATGAATGTTCTGGAATCGGCGTAAACAGTTGGTAATCGTGACGCGACCTGGCCAAAAATATTGAACAAGTCGGACTATAATGGTCTTTTTGGTAGACGGCTGGGAACTGATTTCGCGCTCGAGTCACTGTTCTCCATATTATTCTCCGTACGGGTACTCAAAATTAATACTGATAGTGACTCGGTGTCTCGCCGTTTCGTGGTTCTTATTCGTCAGTAACTGCGTTTCCGATGCCGTCAACCGGCCGGTCCGGGGTGACGTCGTCGATCTCGGCTGGGAGGCCGAGCTGGTACTGTTCGCCGTTCTCTCGGACCGAGGTTCGCCCGCGGTGGACCGAGACGTCGCCGTTGAGGTGGAGTTGAACGGCCTCGAGCAGTGCGTCGGCCTCGAGTGGCTGGCCTCGAGTTTTCATCTCGCCGAGGTCAGCGTCGTCGGGGACGTCGAACGCGCGCTGGGTGATGATCGGTCCCTGATCAAGGTCGGTCGTGACGTAGTGGGCGGTAACGCCAGCGACGCGAACGCCTTCCTCGATTGCCTGTCGGTAGGCCTCCGCGCCGGGGAACGATGGCAACAGCGACGGGTGGACGTTGATAATCCGGTCTTCGTAGCGGAAGACGACGTTTGGGCTGAGAATCCGCATGTACCGTGCGAGCACGATCAGGTCGGCGTTGTACTCTGCGAGCACCTCGAGGAGTTCGTCTTCGTTTTGCTGGCCGCTTTCGGTGCCGATATCGTGAAACGGCACGTCGTAGTGGTCCGCAAGCGGCTCGAGGTCGTCGTGGTTGCCGATGACGACGCTGATGTCTGCGCCGAGGTCGTCGTTGGCCCAGGCCTCGAACAGCGCCTCGAGGCAGTGGCTCTCTTTGGTGACGAGGACGGCGATCTGTTGGTTCTCGCGGTCGGCGGGGAAGCGGACCTGCACGTCGAGTCCGAGGTCGTCGCCGAGTTCGTGGAGGTCTTCCCGGAGTTTCTCCTCCGTCGTGACCATCTCCGAGGTATCAACAGCGAGATACATCCGGAAGACACCATCTCGAACCGCCTGATCGAGGTCTTCGATGTTGATCCCGCGCTCGAACAGGAGACTTGTCACGTTTGCAATCAGTCCGGTGTCGTCCTCTCCGATCACCGTGATTTCGGTTACATCAGTCGTCATCGAGACCACCTCCGCTCGAGCGTCCGTCGGTTCATCACATGGTTCTCAGTCCGTGTGCGGCTAAAAGTCCTGCTTTCCGTCTCCGTTCTGGAAATGCCACCGCACCACCATCACTTACCAAAAGTTGCTAACAAACACGTCAGAGTTATTAATTTGTGGGGCCAAGCGGTGTCCATGACACGTTCGTTCGATCACGAGGTGGCGGTCGTCGGTGCCGGACCTGCCGGAATCGGGACCGCCGTCGCCCTCGAGCGACTGGACCTCGAGTACACCGTTCTCGAGCGCGACTGTATCGGCGCGTCGTTTCGCCAGTGGCCCGCGGAGATGCGCTTGCTAACGCCGTCGTTTCCCGCCAACGCGTTCGGAACGCGGGATCTGAACGCCATTACGCCCGATACGTCCCCAGCACTTGCACTCGACTGCGAGCATCCGACCGGCAACCAGTACGCGGACTATCTCGAGGCTGTCGCGGAGTTTC
Proteins encoded in this window:
- the cofH gene encoding 7,8-didemethyl-8-hydroxy-5-deazariboflavin synthase subunit CofH, with amino-acid sequence MERPVTEADLTFEYTPDSESDQSFENALEKARDGERLTVADAIALLTTGLDVDGIDRQRKEQVLEAADRRRAEEVGEEVTFTANLNNNVTTACNVGCLFCNFKDSAHTFEEDAAVETAGFTKTPAESQEIVADAAERGIYEVCSVSGLHPAFALDEEHREILEAHPDPKAVNYKPAEVYETSPGTYVEQMAAMSVDGVHVHSMTPEEGYHAKRGTDWSYEDVYGRLKEAGLDTVPGTAAEILVDEVRDVICPGKIGTDDWLEAMEAAANVGLGLTATIMYGHVDNEAHRAMHLKRVRDLQERVDGAITEFVPLSFVHQNTPLYEHDVVSGGASTDEDELLIAVSRLFLDNIDHIQSSWVKYGDEQGLKMLNCGADDFMGTILSEEITKRAGGGYGEFRSFADYVEMITSIGRVPVERSTDYEKRRVIDPDDPPFGPQLGPKADGTPLLTDEEPVPADD
- a CDS encoding methyl-accepting chemotaxis protein translates to MAKFALVIALVLVATLAVAGVSYIDISNQISDNAQNEMELTAEIEAQEIGDWMYMQQQDVEMLAADADVPYTDGTDHEIRTGLNNRYHTMDSTVQAIHYVDLEDDTIAVSTDSDMVDQDVTDYDLNLHVISDEYSVSEFEYDDIYISQVDSTYSDTFEYEGEHSIALFSPVDDTDHAVMIINSIEDRSNYFRNHIDDSQTTVVDGGSNEMMFADDREHILSTYEHAESEAVLEGGLDGSAAMDLDDTDEVVASAQIPNTDWALVTHAPQSNTYALLDDVIESLGAVIAIALLGFLIIGATIGRSTAHALDSVADDAERLSNGETDIEIIDDGRIDEVGQVRGSFASIQTYLETAANQADAIARQEFDDSALKEDVPGQLGGSLQRMQADLESYIQDIEASKAEAEASKDEAAAAREEAEALAERLETTAAEFAEVMGEAADGDFTQRLDDDVDNEALAEIATAFNGMLEDLERTIVDIQELADDVDQISGQVTGQVAEIETASNDVSRSAEEIATATAEQSDRFQNVYGEMNDLSATVEEIASTADDVANVSDTAADRAEQAGEATGEIRAEMDHLEDRAEAITTQVEQLDSEMGDIREIVDLIDDIADQTNLLALNASIEAASAGEEGDGFAVVASEVKSLAEETGDATQEVDALISNVEAAVDETVDEIERMREQVDEGADVVDDGIEAIDAITEQVEEANAGVQSINDATGEQARASERVVTMVDEATEISEETKSETETVAAAAEEQAATVSDVAAGANSLTEMAEELSTSLEAFAVSEGSAADDGDQSGTVDDSSDGRTLEYDGDTTDEADPDDADLVLKGDGSGDD
- a CDS encoding AI-2E family transporter, coding for MNRSRGYLLVLIALFAYFSWQLVTPFFQYVLAAVLLAFVLTPLQRRLEAYISPTLAAFSLLILALLGFIIPFVIVAAVIADDAAAMLESADPEDLEVAAIEDWIADETGFDVDIVGSLVDSAEQIGSVLLEQTTAWFSVFTHALLGLGLALFLLYYLLKDGDVLLEWLHERTPLPDDVQDDLYSELNDVMWAVLAGHVMIAVVQGLIAGLGLFATGIPNATFWTFVMIILALIPLIGAFLVWGPAVAYLFVSGEPILAIALLVYSAVVVGVSDDYLRPIVVDRYAELSPGIIILGVLGGIYAFGVMGLFFGPVLLGALVTTLEVYDEHYERLGTHDENVEQS
- a CDS encoding phosphoribosylaminoimidazolesuccinocarboxamide synthase is translated as MTSVKEFRIEREATTDSLGAGSFVFTDDYSVFDWGKMPDQIPDKGASLCTMGAFNFELLEAEGVPTHYRGVVDHNGDSDSVVSLEEASSPPWEMAIELTQVPDLPNEGRDYDYDHYHEAAGENYLIPLEIVFRNRVPIGSSLRSRTEPAEHGLEYDSWPDEAVDLAEPIVEFSTKYEEGDRYLERAEADRIAGVADIDALADLAREVNRILTEQAESAGLDHQDGKIECLYYQGEIRVADVVGTFDENRFSYEGSQLSKEVLRQYHKRTQPEWVQAVEAAKAEAKQDNVADWKSLCTVDPEPLSDDVLETARDLYCAGTNAYTGHDLFEAPPLSSAIGAVQRL
- a CDS encoding DUF547 domain-containing protein; protein product: MSTQLDPVSLSADLLYVVTTAGGTPGELCDRLATLERAQVARALSSREAKLAFWLNCYNASVQLRLESESESPGGSRLERWKFRTRDRVPIAGRWLSLNDIEHGLLRRSKHPWGLGYVPRLFPSSFERQFRLPECDPRIHFALSQGAENCPPIAVYSPADVDEELDIAVEWYVEENTEYDPDTDTVTIPRLFRRYQGDFGGPDGIVSFLEEYNGIPAGSSPTLEYGTPERTEAVDIDGEADTLRP
- a CDS encoding formyltetrahydrofolate deformylase translates to MTTDVTEITVIGEDDTGLIANVTSLLFERGINIEDLDQAVRDGVFRMYLAVDTSEMVTTEEKLREDLHELGDDLGLDVQVRFPADRENQQIAVLVTKESHCLEALFEAWANDDLGADISVVIGNHDDLEPLADHYDVPFHDIGTESGQQNEDELLEVLAEYNADLIVLARYMRILSPNVVFRYEDRIINVHPSLLPSFPGAEAYRQAIEEGVRVAGVTAHYVTTDLDQGPIITQRAFDVPDDADLGEMKTRGQPLEADALLEAVQLHLNGDVSVHRGRTSVRENGEQYQLGLPAEIDDVTPDRPVDGIGNAVTDE
- a CDS encoding DUF7556 family protein, yielding MTPETESVGEPSTESHEVVAAVDEADGRPRLVIADIARDDAWVSVAEPAAASLEEWR